A stretch of the Bacillus sp. FJAT-18017 genome encodes the following:
- a CDS encoding TIGR04104 family putative zinc finger protein, translating to MQKCENCKSPFSWRKIYKSLSWFYKPIECDNCGTKHKITMFSRSTVAAISTLPIWIVFYFLSPFNNGYVNIGIGAIISIVGVLLAPYIVQYKEKGEEL from the coding sequence ATGCAAAAATGTGAAAACTGCAAATCACCATTTAGTTGGAGGAAAATCTATAAATCCCTTTCGTGGTTTTATAAGCCGATTGAATGTGACAACTGCGGCACTAAACATAAGATAACCATGTTTAGTAGAAGTACAGTTGCAGCCATTTCTACTTTACCAATTTGGATAGTTTTTTATTTCCTTTCTCCTTTTAATAACGGCTATGTAAACATTGGTATCGGAGCCATTATATCAATTGTTGGTGTACTACTTGCTCCATATATTGTTCAGTACAAAGAGAAAGGTGAGGAATTGTAA